The Primulina eburnea isolate SZY01 chromosome 8, ASM2296580v1, whole genome shotgun sequence genome contains a region encoding:
- the LOC140840277 gene encoding transcription factor bHLH122-like isoform X4, whose amino-acid sequence MNNQREFQQNMVMGSGLTRYRSAPSSYFSTLLNSSNIMGGDGFGEDEFEHLFNPPASSPETQKFFSRFMNNCETIQENCSSNMKLQSQINQQYPPPRKSESSFHKPQQQLQRQQKSNDFSSVSHMTYHIINSGAANSDMQDSDYGWMGSLNSNSAVQMKTEEGGGGGLIRHRSSPAGLFESININNELGAANLRPVDYKTAENSPGEGRFGENRDKNGGYSSGFPVDSWDDSVILPDSFFKGFTDNHQSIEGGSKHTIPKLSHHLSLPKNSAELLTAEKLMQDSVPFKIRAKRGFATHPRSIAERVRRTKISERMRKLQDLVPNMEKFLHSLQFTANKYIRHVGFSR is encoded by the exons ATGAATAATCAGCGTGAGTTCCAGCAAAATATGGTGATGGGCTCTGGATTAACTCGCTACCGATCTGCGCCGAGCTCTTATTTTTCAACCCTTTTAAACAGCAGTAACATCATGGGTGGTGATGGATTTGGGGAAGATGAATTTGAGCATCTTTTCAACCCTCCAGCTTCAAGTCCTGAGACCCAGAAATTTTTCTCCAGATTCATGAATAATTGCGAAACCATTCAAGAAAACTGCTCTTCCAATATGAAGTTACAGTCACAAATAAATCAACAGTATCCGCCGCCGAGAAAGAGCGAATCTTCATTCCACAAACCTCAGCAGCAATTGCAGAGACAACAGAAGAGCAATGACTTTTCTTCGGTTTCTCATATGACGTATCATATCATTAATTCCGGTGCTGCAAATTCTGATATGCAAGATTCGGATTATGGATGGATGGGTTCACTGAATTCGAACTCCGCCGTGCAGATGAAGACGGAAGAGGGTGGCGGCGGAGGTCTCATTCGACACAGAAGTTCTCCTGCTGGATTATTCGAAAGCATAAACATCAATAATG AGCTCGGTGCAGCGAATTTAAGACCAGTGGATTATAAAACTGCAGAAAACAGTCCTGGAGAGGGACGATTCGGCGAAAATCGCGATAAAAATGGTGGATACAGCTCGGGTTTCCCAGTGGATTCTTGGGATGATTCAGTAATCCTGCCTGACAGTTTCTTCAAAGGATTTACAGATAATCATCAG AGTATCGAAGGCGGAAGTAAGCATACAATTCCCAAGTTGTCTCATCACCTGAGTCTGCCTAAAAATTCAGCTGAATTATTAACCGCAGAGAAACTGATGCAAGACTCCGTGCCCTTTAAAATCAGAGCAAAAAGGGGTTTTGCCACGCACCCGCGAAGCATAGCTGAAAGA GTTAGAAGAACCAAAATTAGTGAACGGATGAGGAAGCTGCAAGATCTTGTGCCTAACATGGAAAAG TTTTTGCATTCACTTCAATTTACAGCAAACAAATACATCAGACATGTTGGATTTAGCCGTTGA
- the LOC140840276 gene encoding LOB domain-containing protein 4-like translates to MKESSGRKQGVASPCAACKLLRRRCTHDCVFSPYFPADEPHKFASVHKVFGASNVNKMLQELPEHQRGDAVSSMVYEANARVRDPVYGCVGAISSLQQQIDVLQTQLAYAQAEVVHMRMRQLENASPSSRDSQSRRAKSHFNMDMVVDQDDMDTSLWP, encoded by the exons ATGAAAGAAAGTAGCGGTAGAAAGCAAGGGGTGGCGTCTCCGTGCGCCGCCTGCAAGCTTCTTCGGCGGAGATGTACGCATGATTGCGTGTTTTCACCTTATTTTCCTGCCGACGAGCCCCACAAGTTTGCCAGCGTTCACAAAGTGTTTGGTGCCAGCAATGTCAACAAAATGCTCCAG GAGTTGCCGGAGCATCAGAGAGGAGACGCGGTGAGTTCCATGGTATACGAAGCAAACGCAAGAGTGAGAGACCCGGTCTATGGGTGCGTGGGCGCTATATCTTCTTTGCAGCAGCAGATTGATGTGCTGCAGACTCAACTGGCGTACGCGCAAGCGGAGGTGGTGCACATGCGTATGCGTCAATTGGAGAACGCGTCTCCCTCGTCAAGGGACTCGCAATCCCGTAGGGCCAAGTCCCATTTTAACATGGACATGGTTGTGGATCAAGATGATATGGACACTTCCCTTTGGCCTTAA
- the LOC140840275 gene encoding uncharacterized protein: MPMDRSPLSSSSSDSSQVSSTNSSPAKGSSMVVLSIECLKGSSKAEEWTGDMLQTGDIVEELRIGNTIISSPFKNGKPGVQRIMHNSFKQKETSIHVRVRRGADEYAELQACIVPGEQFVGRRQYVLRAIDDPNYAVGFFDRTESECFELQASRTARMVIALERTPLQDGYVSYPWDRRMRDMLSIPYSSSFYSILFLPNASDIVASRYNDLEDTLARAHAWINASQASGAPIVFMNIQTESLLTKVSGETASATVNTGSLSDLSNLSNTSLYGFEDYHGVDIGVVRAVRMWFSPLVGEIPIEIRIRETDVKLGFAISRTEEGFIYISSVSEGEEDAPSSRSGLSHLYKQANSASPSRLLIVSRISNQKVLPWMVSTTGAIRCFDTVSLSQKLSLHRHTRLPILMHVFLWDRNANVSNVGSIRARAMSTCPPTAPAKVNLPHPPVISSATEDDLEESVDLEGSEIMRERDTAGEFSFRLHDFALANNWV; encoded by the exons ATGCCAATGGATCGATCGCCGCTTTCCTCGTCTTCATCGGACAGTTCCCAGGTCTCCTCCACCAATTCCTCGCCGGCAAAAGGGTCTTCCATGGTGGTTCTTTCCATCGAGTGCTTAAAAGGAAGCTCCAAAGCCGAGGAGTGGACCGGAGACATGCTGCAGACCGGCGACATTGTGGAGGAGCTGAGAATCGGCAACACGATCATCAGCTCTCCGTTCAAGAATGGGAAACCCGGCGTGCAGAGGATTATGCACAACTCTTTCAAGCAGAAGGAGACTTCGATCCATGTCCGAGTCCGCCGCGGCGCCGACGAGTACGCGGAGCTGCAGGCGTGTATTGTGCCCGGCGAGCAGTTCGTGGGGAGGAGACAGTACGTGTTGCGTGCCATCGATGACCCCAATTACGCCGTCGGATTCTTTGATCGGACGGAGAGCGAGTGCTTCGAATTGCAAG CTTCAAGAACCGCGAGAATGGTGATTGCCCTCGAAAGAACGCCCCTTCAAGACGGATACGTCTCATATCCGTGGGACCGAAGGATGCGCGACATGCTGTCGATTCCTTATTCAAGCAGCTTCTACTCCATCCTATTCCTCCCGAACGCCTCGGATATAGTAGCTTCTCGCTACAACGATTTAGAGGACACTCTAGCACGAGCTCACGCTTGGATCAATGCGTCCCAGGCCTCCGGTGCTCCCATTGTGTTCATGAACATACAGACTGAATCCCTCCTCACCAAG GTATCTGGAGAAACTGCTTCTGCAACTGTGAACACGGGCTCGCTATCAGATTTATCGAATCTTTCAAACACGAGTCTGTACGGTTTCGAGGATTACCATGGTGTGGATATAGGTGTGGTAAGAGCGGTTCGTATGTGGTTCTCCCCTCTCGTAGGGGAGATCCCAATCGAGATAAGAATCAGAGAAACAGATGTAAAACTCGGTTTCGCCATCAGCAGAACAGAAGAG GGATTCATTTACATATCATCAGTGAGCGAAGGAGAAGAAGATGCCCCCTCAAGTCGATCCGGGCTTAGCCATCTGTACAAACAGGCTAACAGTGCCTCCCCATCCCGCCTCTTAATCGTATCCCGAATATCAAACCAAAAAGTCCTCCCATGGATGGTTTCAACAACAGGGGCAATTCGCTGTTTTGACACTGTTTCCCTGAGCCAGAAGCTCTCTCTACATCGGCACACACGATTGCCGATTCTGATGCACGTTTTCCTATGGGACAGAAACGCGAATGTTTCAAATGTGGGTAGCATCAGGGCCCGAGCCATGTCCACGTGCCCGCCTACTGCACCAGCCAAGGTCAATTTGCCACATCCTCCAGTAATCTCATCAGCAACGGAAGACGATTTAGAAGAGAGCGTAGACCTTGAAGGGTCTGAAATAATGCGGGAAAGGGACACTGCAGGAGAGTTTTCATTCAGGTTACATGATTTTGCACTTGCGAATAATTGGGTGTGA
- the LOC140840278 gene encoding uncharacterized protein — protein MQPLPVLVKIFGGVVLFSLFLGHGFASSYKVCTNGGLPAESHTLRYELFSSKNASWEKENLAHLHLIPTDDHTWSNLIPRKMLREEDELSWEFLYRKIKNSNVAKGAGDGFLKEISLHDVRLEANSIHGVAQQTNLEYLLMLDVDRLVWSFRKTAGLEAPADPYGGWEAPDVELRGHFVGHYMSATAQMWASIHNSDLREKMSSVVSALSECQRKMNTGYLSAFPDELFDRFDALEEVWAPYYTIHKILAGLLDQYILGGDDRALNMTTWMADYFYTRVQNVILKYTIERHWLSLNEETGGMNDVLYRLYSVTGDQKHLMLAHLFDKPCFLGLLALKADDISGFHSNTHIPVVIGSQMRYEITGEPLYKEIGAFFMDIVNSSHSYATGGTSVDEFWSDPKRLASTLQKENEESCTTYNMLKVSRNLFKWTKEMAYADYYERALTNGILGIQRGSDPGTMIYMLPLQPGGSKAQSYHGWGTKFNSFWCCYGTGIESFSKLGDSIYFEEEGKDKGLYVIQYISSSLDWKSGQIFLSQRVEPIVSWDNRLQVSVTISPKNEAERTSSTLKLRIPPWTYSTGAKATLNGQDLSLPTPGNFMSVTKSWSTGDTITLDLPLSLRMEAIKDDRPEYASIKAFLYGPYLLAGLSRGDWNITLEPHTSLSDWVTPVPIDYNSHTITLKQELGNQQFVVANTNQLIKMEYSPSSGTDSAVRATFRLIFKNPESKTVNDLVMLEPFDFPGMLVFHKGDGKNLEVAFNSSTEYGNMSSVFRLVKGLDGQNQTVSLESEHKKGCYIYSGIEYDSGSNVKLNCSGFSSDSGYQQAASFQLKDGISRYDPISFVAKGVKRNFVLTPLLSLRDEYYTVYFNIST, from the exons ATGCAACCTTTACCTGTATTAGTCAAGATTTTTGGAGGGGTCGTTTTGTTTTCTCTGTTTCTTGGTCATGGTTTTGCCTCGAGTTATAAGGTCTGTACCAATGGTGGTCTCCCGGCGGAGTCACACACGCTTCGCTATgaattgttttcttcaaaaaatgCGTCTTGGGAAAAAGAAAATCTTGCCCATTTGCATTTGATCCCCACTGATGACCATACTTGGTCCAATTTGATCCCAAGGAAGATGTTGAGGGAGGAGGATGAACTGAGTTGGGAATTCTTGTATAGGAAAATCAAGAATTCAAATGTGGCGAAAGGGGCGGGGGATGGTTTTCTGAAGGAAATTTCCTTGCATGATGTGAGATTGGAGGCTAATTCGATTCATGGTGTGGCACAGCAGACAAATTTGGAGTATTTGTTGATGTTGGATGTGGATAGGTTGGTGTGGAGTTTCCGGAAGACAGCGGGTTTGGAGGCTCCAGCTGATCCATACGGTGGTTGGGAGGCCCCCGATGTGGAGCTTCGGGGTCATTTTGTAG GGCATTACATGAGCGCGACCGCACAAATGTGGGCTAGCATACATAACTCTGATCTCCGAGAAAAAATGTCGTCAGTGGTTTCTGCTTTATCAGAGTGCCAAAGGAAGATGAATACTGGCTATCTTTCAGCATTTCCAGATGAACTCTTTGACCGGTTCGATGCTCTAGAAGAAGTCTGGGCTCCGTATTATACTATTCACAAG ATTTTGGCTGGCCTCTTGGATCAATATATATTGGGTGGAGATGATCGAGCTTTGAATATGACAACGTGGATGGCTGACTATTTCTATACCCGCGTGCAAAATGTAATATTGAAGTATACCATCGAAAGGCACTGGTTATCTCTCAATGAAGAAACAGGCGGCATGAACGACGTTCTTTATAGGTTATACAGTGTAACG GGTGATCAAAAGCATTTAATGTTGGCTCACCTATTTGACAAGCCATGCTTTCTGGGATTGCTAGCACTGAAG GCTGATGATATATCTGGCTTTCATTCCAACACACACATTCCAGTGGTAATTGGATCTCAGATGCGGTATGAAATTACGGGTGAACCACTTTATAAG GAAATTGGAGCATTCTTCATGGATATTGTTAACTCATCTCACAGTTATGCGACAGGAGGGACATCAGTTGACGAGTTCTG GTCAGATCCAAAACGACTGGCTAGCACTCTACAAAAGGAAAACGAAGAATCTTGTACAACCTATAACATGCTAAAG GTTTCTCGAAACCTGTTTAAATGGACCAAAGAAATGGCATATGCAGATTATTATGAAAGAGCGCTGACAAATGGCATATTAGGCATTCAAAGAGGAAGTGATCCTGGAACAATGATTTACATGCTCCCTTTACAACCCGGTGGCTCGAAGGCCCAAAGTTACCATGGATGGGGAACAAAGTTCAATTCTTTTTGGTGCTGTTATGGAACAG GAATCGAATCATTCTCAAAATTAGGAGATTCAATATACTTTGAAGAGGAGGGAAAAGATAAGGGGCTTTACGTCATACAGTATATATCAAGCTCCCTTGATTGGAAATCTGGCCAAATTTTTCTGAGCCAAAGAGTAGAACCAATTGTTTCATGGGATAACAGGCTTCAAGTTTCAGTGACAATTTCCCCAAAAAAT GAAGCAGAAAGAACATCATCAACCTTAAAGTTGAGAATACCACCATGGACATATTCAACTGGTGCAAAGGCAACTTTAAATGGTCAGGATCTGTCCTTGCCAACACCTG GTAACTTCATGTCTGTTACTAAATCCTGGAGCACTGGGGACACAATCACTCTGGATCTTCCTTTGAGTCTGAGAATGGAAGCGATAAAAG ACGACAGACCAGAATATGCTTCGATCAAAGCATTTCTCTATGGTCCCTACCTTCTTGCGGGTCTGTCAAGAGGCGATTGGAACATTACGCTCGAGCCACACACTTCTCTTTCCGACTGGGTTACTCCAGTTCCTATTGATTATAATTCTCACACGATTACTCTCAAACAAGAACTTGGGAATCAACAGTTCGTTGTAGCAAACACGAATCAGCTCATAAAAATGGAATATTCACCCTCTTCCGGTACCGACTCAGCTGTCAGAGCTACGTTTAGGCTCATTTTTAAAAACCCGGAATCCAAAACTGTCAATGATTTAGTAATGCTGGAACCATTTGATTTTCCCGGTATGCTTGTGTTCCATAAGGGGGATGGCAAAAATCTTGAAGTAGCGTTTAATTCATCTACCGAATACGGAAATATGTCTTCAGTTTTTCGTTTAGTCAAAGGATTGGATGGACAGAATCAGACGGTTTCGTTGGAGTCAGAACACAAGAAAGGATGTTATATTTACAGTGGGATTGAGTATGATTCTGGTTCAAATGTCAAGCTTAACTGCAGTGGGTTTTCATCTGATTCTGGATATCAACAGGCAGCAAGCTTTCAGTTGAAAGATGGAATCAGCAGATATGATCCTATCAGTTTTGTAGCGAAAGGGGTGAAACGTAACTTTGTTCTGACTCCACTGCTTAGCCTGAGAGATGAGTACTATACAGTGTATTTTAACATTTCTACTTAA
- the LOC140840277 gene encoding transcription factor bHLH122-like isoform X2, translating into MVMGSGLTRYRSAPSSYFSTLLNSSNIMGGDGFGEDEFEHLFNPPASSPETQKFFSRFMNNCETIQENCSSNMKLQSQINQQYPPPRKSESSFHKPQQQLQRQQKSNDFSSVSHMTYHIINSGAANSDMQDSDYGWMGSLNSNSAVQMKTEEGGGGGLIRHRSSPAGLFESININNELGAANLRPVDYKTAENSPGEGRFGENRDKNGGYSSGFPVDSWDDSVILPDSFFKGFTDNHQSIEGGSKHTIPKLSHHLSLPKNSAELLTAEKLMQDSVPFKIRAKRGFATHPRSIAERVRRTKISERMRKLQDLVPNMEKQTNTSDMLDLAVDYIKDLQRQVKTLSDNHAKCSCSARQKP; encoded by the exons ATGGTGATGGGCTCTGGATTAACTCGCTACCGATCTGCGCCGAGCTCTTATTTTTCAACCCTTTTAAACAGCAGTAACATCATGGGTGGTGATGGATTTGGGGAAGATGAATTTGAGCATCTTTTCAACCCTCCAGCTTCAAGTCCTGAGACCCAGAAATTTTTCTCCAGATTCATGAATAATTGCGAAACCATTCAAGAAAACTGCTCTTCCAATATGAAGTTACAGTCACAAATAAATCAACAGTATCCGCCGCCGAGAAAGAGCGAATCTTCATTCCACAAACCTCAGCAGCAATTGCAGAGACAACAGAAGAGCAATGACTTTTCTTCGGTTTCTCATATGACGTATCATATCATTAATTCCGGTGCTGCAAATTCTGATATGCAAGATTCGGATTATGGATGGATGGGTTCACTGAATTCGAACTCCGCCGTGCAGATGAAGACGGAAGAGGGTGGCGGCGGAGGTCTCATTCGACACAGAAGTTCTCCTGCTGGATTATTCGAAAGCATAAACATCAATAATG AGCTCGGTGCAGCGAATTTAAGACCAGTGGATTATAAAACTGCAGAAAACAGTCCTGGAGAGGGACGATTCGGCGAAAATCGCGATAAAAATGGTGGATACAGCTCGGGTTTCCCAGTGGATTCTTGGGATGATTCAGTAATCCTGCCTGACAGTTTCTTCAAAGGATTTACAGATAATCATCAG AGTATCGAAGGCGGAAGTAAGCATACAATTCCCAAGTTGTCTCATCACCTGAGTCTGCCTAAAAATTCAGCTGAATTATTAACCGCAGAGAAACTGATGCAAGACTCCGTGCCCTTTAAAATCAGAGCAAAAAGGGGTTTTGCCACGCACCCGCGAAGCATAGCTGAAAGA GTTAGAAGAACCAAAATTAGTGAACGGATGAGGAAGCTGCAAGATCTTGTGCCTAACATGGAAAAG CAAACAAATACATCAGACATGTTGGATTTAGCCGTTGATTACATCAAAGACCTTCAACGACAAGTAAAG ACGCTTTCTGATAATCACGCCAAGTGCTCTTGTTCGGCTAGGCAGAAACCATAG
- the LOC140840277 gene encoding transcription factor bHLH122-like isoform X3 has translation MNNQREFQQNMVMGSGLTRYRSAPSSYFSTLLNSSNIMGGDGFGEDEFEHLFNPPASSPETQKFFSRFMNNCETIQENCSSNMKLQSQINQQYPPPRKSESSFHKPQQQLQRQQKSNDFSSVSHMTYHIINSGAANSDMQDSDYGWMGSLNSNSAVQMKTEEGGGGGLIRHRSSPAGLFESININNENSPGEGRFGENRDKNGGYSSGFPVDSWDDSVILPDSFFKGFTDNHQSIEGGSKHTIPKLSHHLSLPKNSAELLTAEKLMQDSVPFKIRAKRGFATHPRSIAERVRRTKISERMRKLQDLVPNMEKQTNTSDMLDLAVDYIKDLQRQVKTLSDNHAKCSCSARQKP, from the exons ATGAATAATCAGCGTGAGTTCCAGCAAAATATGGTGATGGGCTCTGGATTAACTCGCTACCGATCTGCGCCGAGCTCTTATTTTTCAACCCTTTTAAACAGCAGTAACATCATGGGTGGTGATGGATTTGGGGAAGATGAATTTGAGCATCTTTTCAACCCTCCAGCTTCAAGTCCTGAGACCCAGAAATTTTTCTCCAGATTCATGAATAATTGCGAAACCATTCAAGAAAACTGCTCTTCCAATATGAAGTTACAGTCACAAATAAATCAACAGTATCCGCCGCCGAGAAAGAGCGAATCTTCATTCCACAAACCTCAGCAGCAATTGCAGAGACAACAGAAGAGCAATGACTTTTCTTCGGTTTCTCATATGACGTATCATATCATTAATTCCGGTGCTGCAAATTCTGATATGCAAGATTCGGATTATGGATGGATGGGTTCACTGAATTCGAACTCCGCCGTGCAGATGAAGACGGAAGAGGGTGGCGGCGGAGGTCTCATTCGACACAGAAGTTCTCCTGCTGGATTATTCGAAAGCATAAACATCAATAATG AAAACAGTCCTGGAGAGGGACGATTCGGCGAAAATCGCGATAAAAATGGTGGATACAGCTCGGGTTTCCCAGTGGATTCTTGGGATGATTCAGTAATCCTGCCTGACAGTTTCTTCAAAGGATTTACAGATAATCATCAG AGTATCGAAGGCGGAAGTAAGCATACAATTCCCAAGTTGTCTCATCACCTGAGTCTGCCTAAAAATTCAGCTGAATTATTAACCGCAGAGAAACTGATGCAAGACTCCGTGCCCTTTAAAATCAGAGCAAAAAGGGGTTTTGCCACGCACCCGCGAAGCATAGCTGAAAGA GTTAGAAGAACCAAAATTAGTGAACGGATGAGGAAGCTGCAAGATCTTGTGCCTAACATGGAAAAG CAAACAAATACATCAGACATGTTGGATTTAGCCGTTGATTACATCAAAGACCTTCAACGACAAGTAAAG ACGCTTTCTGATAATCACGCCAAGTGCTCTTGTTCGGCTAGGCAGAAACCATAG
- the LOC140838097 gene encoding uncharacterized protein: MEATLLYLLSTILIYKTFLSNACPPSDRAALLAFKADLKEPYLGIFDSWNGADCCRNWYGISCDAETHHVVDINLRGESEDPIFQKFHRTGYMTGSISPAICRLTRLSSLTVADWKAISGPIPSCIASLSFLRIVDLIGNQLSGELPADIGRLNQLAVFNVADNQLSGAIPSSLTNLSSLMHLDLRSNNFSGAIPRNFGKLRMLSRALLSKNRLKGHIPISLTSIYRLSDLDLSLNQLSGPIPPSLGNMSVLATLNLDGNNFSGRIPPTLISSGISILNLSRNSIEGYIPDAFGPRSYFTVMDLSYNNLRGRIPKSISSASYMGHLDVSHNHLCGRIPAGSPFDHLEASSFVNNACLCGKPLRAC, translated from the coding sequence ATGGAAGCAACCCTCTTGTATTTATTATCAACCATACTTATATATAAAACTTTTCTATCCAATGCCTGCCCACCCTCCGATCGGGCAGCTCTTCTAGCCTTCAAGGCTGACCTGAAAGAGCCCTATTTAGGTATTTTCGATTCGTGGAACGGTGCAGACTGTTGCCGCAACTGGTATGGAATCAGCTGCGACGCTGAAACGCACCACGTTGTGGACATCAACCTCCGAGGAGAGTCGGAGGACCCCATTTTTCAGAAATTCCACCGTACTGGTTACATGACCGGGTCCATATCTCCAGCCATTTGCCGCCTCACAAGACTCTCGAGTCTCACAGTCGCAGATTGGAAGGCGATTTCTGGGCCTATCCCTTCATGCATTGCTTCCTTGTCTTTTCTTCGGATCGTCGACTTGATTGGAAACCAGCTATCCGGGGAGCTACCGGCCGATATCGGCCGTTTGAACCAGCTCGCGGTGTTCAACGTAGCGGACAATCAACTCTCCGGTGCCATTCCGTCTTCGTTAACCAATTTATCTTCCCTGATGCATTTAGATCTCCGGAGCAACAATTTTTCTGGGGCGATCCCAAGAAATTTCGGCAAGTTAAGAATGCTGAGTCGGGCTTTActcagcaagaacagattaaaGGGTCATATTCCGATCTCTTTAACGTCCATTTACCGGCTTTCTGACTTGGATCTATCTCTGAACCAGCTTTCGGGCCCAATACCACCTTCTCTTGGAAATATGTCAGTCTTAGCCACACTGAATCTCGATGGTAACAATTTCTCCGGCCGGATTCCTCCTACTCTGATTAGTTCCGGAATCAGTATACTGAACTTGAGCAGGAACTCCATTGAAGGCTATATTCCTGACGCATTCGGGCCGAGATCATATTTTACGGTAATGGATTTATCGTACAATAATCTGAGAGGTAGAATTCCAAAGTCTATATCATCAGCTTCGTACATGGGGCATCTGGATGTGAGCCATAACCATCTTTGCGGCCGGATTCCGGCGGGCTCGCCGTTCGACCATCTTGAAGCGTCATCGTTTGTGAACAATGCTTGTCTCTGTGGGAAACCTCTTAGAGCTTgctga
- the LOC140840277 gene encoding transcription factor bHLH122-like isoform X1 produces the protein MNNQREFQQNMVMGSGLTRYRSAPSSYFSTLLNSSNIMGGDGFGEDEFEHLFNPPASSPETQKFFSRFMNNCETIQENCSSNMKLQSQINQQYPPPRKSESSFHKPQQQLQRQQKSNDFSSVSHMTYHIINSGAANSDMQDSDYGWMGSLNSNSAVQMKTEEGGGGGLIRHRSSPAGLFESININNELGAANLRPVDYKTAENSPGEGRFGENRDKNGGYSSGFPVDSWDDSVILPDSFFKGFTDNHQSIEGGSKHTIPKLSHHLSLPKNSAELLTAEKLMQDSVPFKIRAKRGFATHPRSIAERVRRTKISERMRKLQDLVPNMEKQTNTSDMLDLAVDYIKDLQRQVKTLSDNHAKCSCSARQKP, from the exons ATGAATAATCAGCGTGAGTTCCAGCAAAATATGGTGATGGGCTCTGGATTAACTCGCTACCGATCTGCGCCGAGCTCTTATTTTTCAACCCTTTTAAACAGCAGTAACATCATGGGTGGTGATGGATTTGGGGAAGATGAATTTGAGCATCTTTTCAACCCTCCAGCTTCAAGTCCTGAGACCCAGAAATTTTTCTCCAGATTCATGAATAATTGCGAAACCATTCAAGAAAACTGCTCTTCCAATATGAAGTTACAGTCACAAATAAATCAACAGTATCCGCCGCCGAGAAAGAGCGAATCTTCATTCCACAAACCTCAGCAGCAATTGCAGAGACAACAGAAGAGCAATGACTTTTCTTCGGTTTCTCATATGACGTATCATATCATTAATTCCGGTGCTGCAAATTCTGATATGCAAGATTCGGATTATGGATGGATGGGTTCACTGAATTCGAACTCCGCCGTGCAGATGAAGACGGAAGAGGGTGGCGGCGGAGGTCTCATTCGACACAGAAGTTCTCCTGCTGGATTATTCGAAAGCATAAACATCAATAATG AGCTCGGTGCAGCGAATTTAAGACCAGTGGATTATAAAACTGCAGAAAACAGTCCTGGAGAGGGACGATTCGGCGAAAATCGCGATAAAAATGGTGGATACAGCTCGGGTTTCCCAGTGGATTCTTGGGATGATTCAGTAATCCTGCCTGACAGTTTCTTCAAAGGATTTACAGATAATCATCAG AGTATCGAAGGCGGAAGTAAGCATACAATTCCCAAGTTGTCTCATCACCTGAGTCTGCCTAAAAATTCAGCTGAATTATTAACCGCAGAGAAACTGATGCAAGACTCCGTGCCCTTTAAAATCAGAGCAAAAAGGGGTTTTGCCACGCACCCGCGAAGCATAGCTGAAAGA GTTAGAAGAACCAAAATTAGTGAACGGATGAGGAAGCTGCAAGATCTTGTGCCTAACATGGAAAAG CAAACAAATACATCAGACATGTTGGATTTAGCCGTTGATTACATCAAAGACCTTCAACGACAAGTAAAG ACGCTTTCTGATAATCACGCCAAGTGCTCTTGTTCGGCTAGGCAGAAACCATAG